A single window of Inquilinus sp. Marseille-Q2685 DNA harbors:
- a CDS encoding alpha/beta fold hydrolase, whose amino-acid sequence MATFYPEFRTLDVEVAGVRFAGVVGGSGPPVLLLHGYPQTHVAWRKIAPALAGSHNVVIPDLPGYGASRPGAMQPRWTKRRAAEALLSLMQACGHQRFAVVGHDRGARVGYRLALDHPEAVAAYMSLTVVPTLDAMAAVDARFAAKNFHWFFFAQEADLPERLLAAAPDAFLDRAIATMAGDLDKVEPAALEAYRRAFRDPAVRHAVCEDYRAALCEDLALDTADRAQGRKLSCPVRVLWPATEARSDHPTPIEVWSRWADDVTGSATSGGHLLPEEAPDEVLAALQPFLREHLAGDRAGSH is encoded by the coding sequence ATGGCGACTTTCTATCCCGAGTTCCGGACGCTCGATGTCGAGGTGGCTGGAGTGCGGTTCGCTGGGGTGGTGGGCGGCAGTGGACCACCTGTGCTTCTGTTGCACGGCTATCCGCAGACGCATGTTGCCTGGCGGAAGATCGCACCCGCGCTGGCAGGTTCGCACAATGTCGTGATCCCGGACCTGCCGGGTTACGGCGCGAGCCGCCCGGGCGCCATGCAGCCACGCTGGACCAAGAGACGCGCGGCGGAGGCGCTCCTCTCGCTTATGCAGGCTTGCGGCCACCAGCGCTTCGCCGTCGTCGGGCACGACCGGGGCGCACGCGTGGGCTATCGGCTCGCGCTCGACCATCCCGAAGCGGTCGCGGCTTACATGTCCCTCACCGTCGTTCCGACGCTCGACGCGATGGCGGCTGTCGATGCTCGCTTCGCAGCGAAGAACTTCCATTGGTTCTTCTTCGCCCAGGAGGCGGACCTGCCCGAGCGCCTCCTCGCGGCCGCGCCGGACGCTTTCCTGGATCGGGCGATCGCCACCATGGCGGGTGACCTCGACAAGGTCGAACCGGCCGCGCTCGAGGCGTATCGCCGGGCCTTTCGCGACCCCGCGGTCCGTCACGCTGTCTGCGAGGACTACCGCGCCGCGCTGTGCGAGGACCTGGCGCTCGACACAGCGGACCGCGCACAAGGACGCAAACTCTCCTGTCCGGTTCGGGTGCTCTGGCCGGCAACGGAGGCGAGGTCCGATCATCCGACGCCAATCGAAGTTTGGTCACGCTGGGCCGACGATGTTACGGGAAGTGCCACCAGTGGCGGCCACCTGCTGCCGGAGGAAGCGCCCGACGAAGTGCTGGCGGCCCTGCAGCCGTTCCTTCGCGAACACCTCGCGGGGGACCGGGCGGGAAGCCATTGA
- a CDS encoding (2Fe-2S)-binding protein, whose product MTYDLIVNGAIRRVEADPDTPLLWALRDILGMSGTKFGCGAGLCGCCTVHVDGAATRACQTPIDSVGASRITTIEGVAASETGRRVQQAWLDMEVVQCGYCQPGQIMSATALLTENPHPTDDDIDAAMSGNLCRCGTYNRIKDAIRQVAAGRHAVREGRQ is encoded by the coding sequence ATGACCTACGACCTCATCGTCAATGGCGCGATCCGGCGGGTGGAGGCGGATCCCGACACGCCTCTGCTCTGGGCGCTGCGCGACATATTGGGAATGAGCGGCACCAAGTTCGGCTGCGGCGCCGGCCTGTGCGGCTGCTGCACCGTCCATGTCGACGGCGCGGCGACGCGCGCCTGCCAAACGCCGATCGACTCAGTCGGCGCGTCGCGGATCACCACTATCGAGGGCGTCGCGGCATCCGAGACCGGCCGGCGCGTCCAGCAGGCCTGGCTCGACATGGAAGTGGTCCAGTGCGGCTACTGCCAGCCCGGGCAGATCATGTCGGCAACGGCGCTGCTCACCGAGAATCCCCATCCCACCGATGATGACATCGACGCGGCGATGTCCGGCAATCTGTGCCGCTGCGGCACCTATAACCGGATCAAGGATGCGATCCGTCAGGTGGCGGCTGGACGTCATGCGGTTCGGGAGGGCCGGCAGTGA
- a CDS encoding xanthine dehydrogenase family protein molybdopterin-binding subunit has product MSRRAFLATGAAAAGALMIGVPLAANSAAAQSPGPAVFAPDAFLRIARDGAVTLVVPYVEMGQGTYTSIPMLIAEELEIDLDAVTIAHAPANDALYANPIMGDQETDGSLSVRAAWEPMRRAGATARQMLIAAAASVWDVDATSCQARDGAVVHMPTARRIGYGDLVERAATLPVPHDVPLKTGGFRLIGTPHRRLDSAAKVQGAAQYGIDVRLPGMKVAAVMASPVLGGRLATLDDRAARKVGGVRNVLRIDDAVAVVADHWAAARKGLDALVVAWDDGPNAGFSTTALFADLETAASDVAVPGPSAGDVAAGLARSAHIIEASYRLPMIAHAPMEPLNCTVHFHDGRCEVWIGTQAATRAQAAAATAAGLPIEKVEIHNQYLGGSFGRRAESDNITQAVLFARQVDHPLKIVWSREEDTQHDFYRPAYLNLLKAGLDASGRITSWAHRVVGPSPLTRWLPAAIRSDGLDPDAITSAVGPYVFDNVRVEYVRRESQAYRSGFWRGVGTTHNAFVVESFMDELAAAARIDPLAFRRMHLADDPRLRAVLDLAAEKSGWGTPLPDARAGERTGRGVSLIQDFGGTILVHVAEVAVDKRGSTRVTKVTSVVDCGRVINPDTIAAQIQGGAIFGISALYGEITFADGRVEQGNFDSYPAVRMDEAPRITVHIVESGAAPFGVGEAGTSGIGPAVANAVFAATGKRLRHLPITPEALGG; this is encoded by the coding sequence ATGTCCCGCCGCGCCTTTCTGGCCACCGGAGCGGCCGCTGCAGGCGCGCTGATGATTGGCGTGCCACTCGCAGCCAATTCCGCTGCCGCGCAGTCCCCCGGCCCCGCCGTCTTCGCGCCCGATGCCTTTCTGCGCATCGCCCGCGACGGCGCAGTGACCCTGGTCGTACCTTATGTGGAGATGGGCCAGGGGACCTATACCTCGATTCCGATGTTGATCGCCGAGGAGCTCGAGATCGACCTCGACGCCGTCACCATCGCGCATGCTCCGGCAAATGACGCGCTCTACGCCAACCCGATCATGGGCGATCAGGAGACCGACGGCTCGCTCTCGGTGCGGGCGGCCTGGGAACCGATGCGACGGGCCGGCGCAACCGCGCGTCAGATGCTGATCGCTGCCGCGGCATCAGTGTGGGACGTGGACGCCACCTCGTGCCAGGCCCGCGACGGCGCCGTCGTCCACATGCCAACCGCGCGGCGGATCGGCTATGGCGATCTCGTCGAGCGCGCCGCGACGCTGCCGGTCCCGCATGATGTCCCGCTGAAGACGGGAGGCTTCCGCCTCATCGGCACGCCGCACCGGCGGCTGGACTCGGCCGCGAAGGTACAGGGCGCCGCCCAGTATGGCATCGACGTGCGGCTTCCCGGCATGAAGGTCGCGGCTGTCATGGCCTCGCCGGTGCTCGGGGGACGGCTCGCTACGTTGGACGATAGGGCCGCACGAAAGGTCGGCGGCGTGCGCAATGTGCTGCGCATCGACGATGCGGTCGCGGTCGTTGCCGATCACTGGGCCGCTGCCAGGAAAGGACTCGATGCCCTGGTGGTGGCCTGGGATGACGGTCCGAACGCCGGTTTCTCGACGACGGCGCTGTTCGCGGATCTGGAGACGGCCGCGTCGGACGTTGCCGTCCCCGGCCCGTCCGCCGGCGACGTGGCGGCCGGCCTCGCCCGCTCGGCACACATCATCGAGGCTTCGTACCGCCTGCCGATGATCGCCCATGCTCCGATGGAGCCGCTGAACTGCACGGTCCATTTCCACGACGGAAGGTGCGAGGTGTGGATCGGCACCCAGGCGGCGACGCGCGCGCAGGCAGCGGCCGCCACGGCCGCCGGCCTGCCCATCGAAAAGGTGGAGATTCACAACCAGTATCTCGGCGGCTCTTTCGGCCGGCGGGCGGAATCCGACAACATCACCCAGGCGGTGCTGTTCGCCCGACAGGTCGATCATCCCCTGAAGATCGTGTGGAGCCGCGAGGAGGACACTCAGCACGATTTCTATCGCCCGGCTTATCTGAACCTGCTGAAGGCGGGCCTCGATGCCTCCGGCCGGATCACCAGCTGGGCGCATCGCGTCGTCGGCCCCTCGCCGCTGACGCGCTGGCTGCCAGCCGCGATCCGCAGCGACGGCCTCGATCCCGACGCGATCACCAGCGCGGTCGGCCCCTATGTCTTCGATAACGTGCGGGTTGAATATGTGCGCCGCGAAAGCCAGGCCTATCGATCCGGCTTCTGGCGCGGTGTCGGCACCACGCACAATGCCTTCGTGGTCGAAAGCTTCATGGACGAGCTCGCCGCCGCGGCGCGCATCGATCCGCTGGCGTTCCGCCGCATGCATCTCGCGGACGATCCGCGGCTGCGCGCCGTGCTCGACCTGGCGGCAGAGAAATCGGGGTGGGGGACGCCGTTGCCGGATGCCAGGGCGGGCGAGCGAACGGGCCGCGGCGTCAGCCTCATCCAGGATTTCGGCGGCACCATCCTGGTGCATGTCGCCGAGGTGGCCGTCGACAAACGGGGTTCTACGCGGGTGACGAAGGTCACCTCCGTCGTCGACTGCGGCAGGGTCATCAACCCGGATACCATCGCCGCCCAGATCCAGGGCGGTGCGATCTTCGGCATCTCCGCGCTCTATGGTGAAATCACCTTTGCGGACGGGCGCGTCGAACAGGGAAATTTCGATAGCTACCCCGCCGTGCGGATGGACGAGGCGCCGCGGATCACCGTGCACATTGTCGAAAGCGGTGCCGCTCCCTTCGGCGTCGGCGAGGCCGGCACGTCCGGCATTGGGCCGGCCGTCGCCAACGCCGTCTTTGCGGCGACCGGAAAACGCCTCCGGCATCTGCCGATCACGCCGGAAGCGCTCGGCGGTTAA
- a CDS encoding SDR family oxidoreductase, translating into MKAMIPNRSGAIVNIASYAAYFAFPQIAAYTASKGALVQLTRTLALEAIEHGIRVNAVGSGDVVTNIWAGKMDNGSEFLADHGRKAPIGRAARAEEIAEVVAFLASDRASFMVGSVVMADGGMSVKIG; encoded by the coding sequence ATGAAGGCGATGATCCCGAACCGCAGCGGCGCGATCGTCAACATCGCCTCCTACGCAGCCTACTTCGCTTTCCCGCAGATCGCGGCCTACACCGCCTCGAAGGGCGCCCTGGTGCAGCTGACGCGCACCCTGGCCTTGGAGGCGATCGAGCACGGCATCCGTGTCAATGCGGTCGGCTCCGGCGACGTGGTCACCAACATCTGGGCCGGCAAGATGGACAACGGGTCGGAGTTCCTGGCCGATCACGGCCGCAAGGCCCCGATCGGCCGCGCGGCGCGAGCCGAGGAGATCGCCGAGGTCGTCGCCTTCCTGGCGTCGGACCGCGCCAGCTTCATGGTCGGCTCGGTGGTGATGGCCGATGGCGGGATGAGCGTGAAGATCGGCTGA